From Camelina sativa cultivar DH55 chromosome 20, Cs, whole genome shotgun sequence, the proteins below share one genomic window:
- the LOC104772772 gene encoding uncharacterized protein LOC104772772 encodes MEILNSLDQEDQAIHLAIANNNSIIQYLLNRQSSNAIHGGSVQGCSFIHRDRENAHYRLFSDYFSENPVYNDAMFRRRYRMSRSLFLRIINAVEDYDNYFTQRRDTFGRLGLSSLQKGTAVFRMLAYGLPAEATDEYVKIGESTAIESMNRFCRAIVEIFSEQYLRSPTANDVARLFYIGENEVFQGYYDLWIWHAYFGMPGTNNDINVLESSHLFSNLAQGIAPPAHYIIQGKDYNMGYYLADGIYPKWSTIVQTIHEPRCPKKRYFATKQEAYRKYVERAFGVLQSRFAIVKRLARFWKKTVIHDIMTKCIILHNMIIEDERDLNASIEAGREAPAPEVEIADDENTRFQEFLARYREIKDRDAHFSLRNALINHLWEKYTNDSV; translated from the exons ATGGAAATTCTCAATAGTCTCGACCAAGAAGACCAAGCTATACATCTTGCTATCGCTAATAACAACTCGATCATCCAATACCTTCTCAACCGACAAAGCAGCAATGCAATCCATGGTGGCTCAGTTCAAGGATGCTCTTTCATACACCGTGATCGAGAAAATGCACATTATAGACTATTCAGTGATTACTTTTCGGAGAATCCAGTCTATAATGATGCTATGTTTCGTAGAAGGTACCGTATGTCTCGTTCCCTATTCCTTCGTATTATTAATGCAGTTGAAGATTATGACAACTACTTCACACAGAGAAGAGATACATTTGGTAGATTAGGATTATCATCCCTTCAGAAAGGAACGGCTGTATTTCGAATGCTAGCTTATGGGCTACCAGCGGAAGCGACAGACGAGTATGTTAAGATAGGCGAATCAACAGCAATCGAAAGCATGAATAGATTTTGTCGAGCCATAGTGGAAATATTTTCGGAGCAATATTTGCGATCACCAACAGCTAATGACGTTGCCAGACTTTTTTACATTGGTGAAAACGAGGTTTTCCAGGGAT attatgatcttTGGATATGGCATGCATATTTTGGAATGCCGGGAACCAATAATGACATCAATGTACTGGAGTCTTCCCATTTATTCTCCAATCTCGCTCAAGGTATTGCTCCTCCTGCTCATTATATCATTCAAGGAAAAGACTATAATATGGGTTATTATTTAGCTGATGGTATATATCCGAAGTGGTCTACCATAGTGCAAACTATTCACGAGCCAAGATGTCctaaaaaaaggtattttgCTACAAAACAAGAAGCATATAGAAAATATGTAGAACGTGCATTTGGAGTTCTTCAATCGCGTTTTGCAATTGTGAAAAGACTAGCTcggttttggaaaaaaactgtGATTCATGATATAATGActaaatgtataattttacataacatGATAATCGAAGATGAGCGTGATCTTAATGCATCAATTGAAGCTGGAAGAGAAGCTCCAGCACCCGAGGTTGAAATAGCGGATGATGAAAATACTCGATTTCAAGAATTTCTTGCTCGATATAGAGAAATCAAAGATAGAGACGCTCATTTTTCACTTCGAAACGCTTTAATTAATCATTTGTGGGAAAAGTACACTAATGATagtgtttaa